A window of Dermacentor andersoni chromosome 4, qqDerAnde1_hic_scaffold, whole genome shotgun sequence genomic DNA:
CAGTCATGTGTTGTGTCTTATTTGTCATATGGGCCGTCTGTGCACTGCACTCTATATGATAAATTACCAATCGACAGCCTTTGGTTTTGGACTTCGAAGAGCGTTGCCAGCAGATCATGGCATATAAATCACAGGGTTTACCGTCCCAAAACTGCACAGTGAGTTATGAGGGATGTCACTGTGTAGGGGTTTGGAACAATTTTgagggttctttaacctgcacacAAAAGATGGCACACAAGTGATTTCCATGGCCAGAAACTGAACCCACAATCTTGTGtacagcagcacaatgccatagccactgccCCACCATGGTAGGTAAGATATGACACTTGCACGTCTTGCAGATACAAGAATAAAAAAACCCAAGAGATAAATGACACAAACACTACACAACAATTGATGAGCAAGCTTTTATTCTGATGCACACAACTTCTGGATAAAGAGAGCGAAAACAATGTCGAGATAAAGAGATGAAAAACACTGATAGTGATATCTACCTGTACTTTATCTTGATGTTGCTTTATCTATCCATGAGCACATCACAATAAAGCCTCAGATAATACTTAAGCACTGTGTTAGGACGGCCTTTGTCGTTACTCTAACAGTGTAAAAACAATTATATAAAAGCACAAGCAAATTGAAAGTAATTTCTCATTTTGATGGAGATTTCGAGGCtgtgggagaaaaaaaatgaatttgcaGTCAAGAGGAAATTTCACTCTCTCTTTGTTAGTGAGACTGAGTACAGATGTAAATAACAAAAATGTAAATAGATATACAATAGGCAGGGTGAAGATAAATGTCTAAGTGTCCTCTATCATTAATGCAAGGCTTGGCAAAGAACTGTAATCCATTCCTCAGGCCCTTGAAAGGGACAAGAATAGCACATAAATCAAAATGTCTGCAATCCATACCATTTCAACACTTCATGCCTTGCTGTAAATATATAACTCATGGGGTGTAACCCATCAAATACCATTAGCGCTGTGAAAAATGAGGCAGTGAAGAGGTTCAAATTAATGCTTACCTCTCAGTCTATTAAATATGcatctaaatctaaatacacaaaCACCAATAATTTTTGCGTTCCATTTCATTAGAAAGTGGCTGCAATGGCCAAGAATTAAACTCACAGGCCTTGTCACATTCAGCAGCAGTATGCCATAGGTATTCATTCACTCGTTATGTCCTTGTAACTACTTGCCAAGACGGCTGGGAACAAAACAGAATGCACATTACTGTGAAACTCGTGTTTGGGGTAAAAGAACATTTGGAATCACAATTGAAGTGTACACATTTTATCGCTCAGAAGCTCTAATTTTGACTTTGCTAAACCAAACAATTTCTGAAGCATGCACAGCTACAAAGGATGTACAGTCTCGAGCAATATAAGAGGGCATACTGAACTAATTTTTAGGCAATAATAACTAGAGGGGTGTGAATAGTGTTTTTTGAGACCTAATTGAATATGAATAGAATAGTGCAAGAAGCGAATCGAATATTTAATACTTTTCAAATAATGAATAGCTGTTATCACAATTAACGTAAAACGATGCTCACAtccagtattcttaaagttagcaagtttctgtcattacatagtacgttatgaagcattgtttattcaaagcacaaatggagcattagcaTCAGACTAGTAGCTCCTTTGCaagcacaggactcttcagagagAGCGAATGATCGCTCTAGAGGCTGGAAAGTACAGCTACCTAACTGACAtcgcctgctccactacgcaagctATCATGTTTCATGTCTCTACTAGGTCCGCAGGGCTTTTATGTTTACTTGGGTGCAGCTGACGCTTTAAAATATTCAAAAAGTATTTGCGTTTACGAACAGCGATTATTCGATTCAAATAGGACACTATTAGATTCATTATTCGAatgtttcgaatatttgcacagTTCTAATAATGACTCGTGATCTGTGGATTCGAACCTCGCCTGTTATTATGCAACCAGTACTTTTTTATTGGACATCTAGTCTCATGGAACACATTCATGTGAGGCATGCGTGTTTAGTGACTGCGACCTTTGAAGAGCAATTTACATGTTCTCTTTCATATTGCTCTAGGGGATACATTCAGTTCACAACAATAAAAACTTAAATGATGGCAGAAACACCAAATGCTTATCCAGAAATAATTTAGACATGtgaaaaggagaaaagaaagaaataccttGATCTGGAAGTAGGTTTGCATCATTGCAACCTCTTTTTGTTTGCATCATCTCTCTCTTTTTGTATGACTCCAAGTTTAGAGGAAACTACATTAATGTTTGGATATCAACCAATATCAAAGGCAGAAAATAAAGTAACAGCTCTTACTAATTAGTAAAAGAGTAGAGCAACAAATAAATGGTGCAGAAAATTATGTCTTTATCGTTTTGAAGCTCGCATTTGACTTTAAATTTATTCTGTACAGCCCACATACGAGGTTCCAGAGCTCCTTTTACTAAAGCTTGCTCTCATTAGAAATGCTAGATAAGCCACACAATAATGCATACATATGAGCTTGCTCATTCGACATAAATATAAAATTTAATGTAACTAGAAATAGGAGGCAGCTTTCCTCTTTCATGCCCGTTACGTATTGAAGCTCAACTAATTAATGAGAATTTATCAAAGGTTAATCACTTTCACGGCAAGTCTGGCCACTTTTGGCAttccctcttttttttcctcctctttcACCATTCCTTGGCCATTGGGCAGTTCAGGCGTCTGCAGACCAATATCTTACAACTACAATAACAACGACATATAGCATTGATAAAGAGACGAGATGACCATGGTAAAAGAGAGAGTGAAGGCATAAAGGAAGGGCCTTCTGCTGGGTGAGATTGGAAAAGGTGTGGCAGCAAAAATGTGTACAAGTAGGCATAGATAACACAGCACGAAATAACAAAACCTTTGTGCTGTCAGTTAAGCTACCGACACAACTGTCCCTTTGCTGAGTAAATGGAACACCCACGCGTTTTGTGGTGAGGACAGCAGTTTGGGTAGCATGTCATCAGCTGCTCACAGCGTTTGCCATTTCTGCGCTGAGCTTATCTCCCAAAGATATTGTTCCAGACCCTTATCATACTGATCATGAATGCTAAGCATGTGATGCTTGCCAGCCTTATCATTTCAGAGGACCTGCGGTTGAGACCTTTAGTTTCCTGCAGGATGTTTAATGGCAGTGAAAAAGCTGCGTTATTACAAGTGATAAGCCCCCTGTCtacatttcatttaaaaaaaagctgGCTCCTTTTATTCAGTCAATCAGCTGAAGTGGCAGCCTGCAATGGTGCATCAAATGGCAAGTGCGCAATCGTGACTAAACTTGTACCTTGGAGCAATAGTGATTAGATTAGATTGCATTTGTGATCGCCACTGCAATAATTATATTAAGATACTCTATGCCTTTTCATTGTCTTCTAGTTAAAATTCTTTGATAATGTTGCACATATTCGAGCTCAatttagcaagaaaaaaataatcccaggacacctaagcacttcttatgagttgtgaatgttaaagcattaatgtccaattgaacgctgctgagcggtcATTCAGAGTTAGGAACTTCTCGTAGACAAGCGAGTGCATTGAGACACTTagtgcgttttgatttggccttactgaggcacagttagaatgcaggcgagagcttgcgcagataaCACAAGCTTCTGAACGCGAGAGCAAGGGTGATGTGGCGTCGCagccctttcacccgctctgctccgttgaGGCATGCTCGTGCTgtggcgttgcagccaatggCAATTTACCTGCTGTTTCAGTGCTACAGACACTGGCTTTtgtgctcaatgggccatttggtGGTTTCGTGCCAAAAAAAGAACTACATGCCTTGACAGTTACAATTCCATCACAAAAGCACTCATTCATCACATTTCTTATTCTAGATGGCAgccttaaaggggctctgaacACATTTTGAACGTAGTAAAGTAATGTTGCCGATCTGTGGCTCCTAtaaacatgtgagccaaatattattgcactgcatgcagcaggaaatTTACAACCTTGTGTCAAAAGCAGTGAATAGACACTTGCTCTCCCATCCGCGTCATCACATCTGCAACGAGCCCTTCTGCCACCGCGATGCTAAACTTTAGGCCagggctttgccctcttggcttctccaCTATGTAGCTTCCAGTGTGCTAGTGGAGATGAAAAGACAGAAATTTAAGACGAGTATTAGAACTCCACTTATAGTTAAAGGAttcgaaaaatttttgcggcatgaGATTTGTGGGATGACAtactttaatagtgaggccattccaagactagttagaaaagtgttttagGGCCCCTTTTAACTATTACTCATTCACAAAGCGAAAGTAGCGGCCATAGGTTTTAATTGCTACAGAAAATTTAACAGCCAATGTTTGTACAACAATGCCCATTATAAGATGGTGTGTCAATACAGGCTCAGCCtgacgtttttttctctctcgcattTTCCTTGGAAGCAGCATAAGTACACTTCATACATATACGTAGGCTTACAAATCAGCAAAACTTATAACATATAACAGTTGTTTGCCTAGAGCCTAAAAGCAACAGAAGTTTGCATTAAAATTGTGGTCTATTCACCAAGCATGTCTGGAGCACAAGGCGCTGAAGGTAGCAGCTAGTAGGCTGTAACTGAGACAACTTCTCAGCCATCGAGTGCATGGGTAATGGAAGAGCAGAATGCTAGATGGACATAACAAAGGCTGTCCTCGTTTTCGGTCAGCCTTGTACAATAAATAACCCTTTATTGTGACGTTCGCCAAACAATATGCACTCCTCTCCTACCCAAGGCAATACAGGCTGTCTCACTAAGTaccaagataatttttttttaaatccagaagCATATAACAATTCTGTTTAGAAAAACTGCTTTCCTCAGAAGTGTGTGCATAAACCCATGGCTATGAGCAAAGAACTCTGGTCATTTCACTTACTGCTGAATAATGTTTTATTGAATTTTTTACTTTGTTTTGTAATGTTTACAAGCAGCCCCAGATTATTCTATGCTTCACTCAGCATTTCGATTATATTAATGCTTTCACCACTGAACTAAGCAAAAAAACGTTGCCTAGCAGCCAAACTGCGCACATGTAGAAGGCAGTGGTAAGAGCAACCGCACTTCATTAAAGTACAGCGAAATTTTGCCCCCCATCTGACGCGCACGATCTGAAACGGGGCATAGAAACAATTAATCTTTGATCGTCATCCGAATCTTTCCGTGACGCACCAGCAACGCGCACCGTCGCTGTTGCGAAATGGACAAATAAAACATGCTTTTATATCCAATTACGCAAGTGCGTGCGCAAACCAGATTTCCGAGTACTTTCCTCTTACGGTGCTATTTGACATGCATGCAGCCAGTGTAGACAACTCCTACTCGAGCTCTGAATACGGCAGCACTGGTGCCAAAAATTTAGAACTTTTAGTAAAATGCCTCCTTCCACCAAGCGTGTAGATGCTTCTTAGAAACACCTACAGTCGCTGCCAGTGAAGACCGTACAGCTGCTTCGATCTTCATCACATGCTCTAAATCCGCGCATACACTAGGCCGAATTCGATTCTTAACTTTTAGCGATTCGTTAGTGCAGATTGTAATTTTTGTTGAAAATTCTTCTTTATGCGAGCGGGCGCTTTTTAACAGCACCTTCAGTGACTGCGCATTGCGCAAATAAATGGACAATCACAAAAACCCAGCTATGTCGTGTTTCGATGCGCCCTAAGCAACAGCTTTGCCCCATCCATTGTGTAAAACAAAGGGGGCGCATAGCACAATTCTTTCGTGCCCTCTCAGACTCGTCAGACAAGCAATGCGAAGACGACTAACGCGCGCACTTACTTTGTTGTTGCTCCAGCATGGTGAAGGACAACTGTCAGTCCGCGCAACGCGTCGACTCCTGTAGAAAGGCTGGTGGTATATCAGAgatgattttttttgttttttctatgGCGAGTTTGAAATAGTAGAGGTAGCGCGCAGGTGCTTGCAACTTCCGCGCGCGCGTGCCCGAGTCTCTCAGCAGAGTGCAATGAGAACGCGAGCCAGTCTGCCTTGAGTCAAGTACAGCTGACCGGAGTGTTCACATCAAAAAccaaaaaaagcgaaaaaaaaaagcaacatgttTTGACTTGGCCTGGCTTGGCTACCATTGTgacttttaaaaaaaagaagcgagacaGAGAGGCATGAGGGGCCAACTTGAGTCAAGCCCGGCCGAGCCGATTCCGACCGGTgttggtggtggcggcggtgctGGCGGTGCGCTGTGGCCTTGTACTGGACATTCAAGCAACCGAGCGTTTCTAAGATCGCTCGTATTGACCATTTGAAAGAGAGGCTTGGAAGCTTTCGGTCAAAGATACAAGCAACATGTTTAAAAAGTAAGGCGTGCTACGTAGAACTTACATCGGCTGTCTTTCATGTCATCCCGGTTGTTCATGCTTGAGTAGTACTGTAGGCGAAATGTGCCAACTTTTCACATCGCAAAAGTAGCTCAACGTGTGGCTAGCTGACTTGCACCTCTTTCGTGGATGCATCCTGACTGTTATTACATattgtaataaaaaaagaaaacaaaactctCAGCCGTAAAGGGCTGTTCATGGTCGCGTAACCCTTTTGCGTGCTGTACCGGATGTTGTGCTCAGACTTCGCGTCTTAACACCTTTCTGAATTCCAGGTTTGATGAAAAGGAGCACGTGTCCGGCATAACGCAGCTCAAGTCGTCCGTACAGAAGGCCATAAAAGGCAGAATCCTGGAACAATTCCCTTCGTCTGAAAACTACATCAACCAAATACTTCCGAAAAAGGACCTTCTCCGGACCGTCAAGTGGCAAGTTGCTTTTACACTTGTTAGTTGGCTTATGTGGTGTGTTCACGGTGTTCGAAGCGTTAGGTTTCTGCTGGGATTCAGTCAGACCTTCAGGACCCAGCTGTTTGCAACACTCCGAGGCGCGACGGTTGTCATTGCATGTCTACAATTTGTACTAACTGCAGTTCAGCGCTTCTCTCGCGACTGGCGATCTCCACCTTCCGTCTtatcttctttcatttcttttatttttgtctctctctctgtctcttttgtAAAAAGTCTGCAAGACAGACTTTGTAAACTAGGCCGGTTGGCACTCCATTCCTCATATGTCCTCCAAAATTTCGCCGTGGTCCAATTTGCCCTTCCTACTTTTTGTGTAACAGTACATGACCTTGTCGCAGCTTTGGGAATGGTAATGATTTTCCATTGTAAATTCTGTGCTAAAATTTCCAAGGATCATTTCAGGATGCTACATGCAAGTAATGTATGTAAAGTCGTGCAGGGCTTGCTGGTTAAGTTTTATTTCACACTACTAGTTATACTCCTTTTGTTCTGCGATGTAGGCATTGTAGTCGAGTGCCTCTACAAAGAATGTCTGTACAACACAATGACCTCTGTAATGAAGGAATAATAATGTCCTGGTTCCATTGTGAGCTGTGCAACGCATGACCTTTACAGTGAAGCGACCTGTAAAACATTATTtcagaggccccaagcacttaAGGCGTTTGGCTATATTATTTCCTATTGAGGGCATGGCAGTGTACTTCAGGCTGAATAAGAAACATGAGCTTTTAGCGAGTGTTTGCATTCCTTCAGTTTCACTGACTATACCATTTCTGCTTGACCTGGTGGGTAATTGTCATTTCTTGACGGGCTGATGGTACTTTATTTTCTGGAAATGTTGCAGACTATGTGTGTCATTGGAAATAACGCGTGGACAACATTCATTATGAAACTGGTTGACAGCTTGCTTCAGATTCTTGTTTGAGATTACATGTGTACAGGGACACACATTCCCAGTTAAACATTGTAGCAATCATAAATTCTCATTCAAGCACAGTTTGCAACTCCAACATCCAAAGTGCTAATTCCTAAGCACTGGCAGATATGATTTTACAGATTGATTGACAGTTAGTTTCAGCATGCTTGGCTATGTTTGAAGAAGAGTAATTTGCACAAACAATCCAAATGAGATGCAACTCGCTGCCTTTAGCTTTTCTTGCAGGGGTAGAGAACTGGACCGCTGCTAGCTACAAGACAGTGATGAAATCTGTGCTGAAAGTTTGTTGAATTCCTGTGCAACAGACACTTTTTGGGTCATAAATTAAAGCTTGTAAAAATAAAACATTTGCACTTGGCACGTTTtgattctcctttttttttctcctgcctgTTCCTGATAAATCAAGCTACAACATATGTACTGCAGCCAAAAAATCTAAGGCGTTTTTCCATGGTATAGAACTTGCTCGAATTGGTTACCTTAAACACTTCCAAGCTTAAGAGTTCAGGGCAGAGGTGTTGAATAATTTAAAGGGTACCTGTCTTGGCAGTGATCTCTCTTCCCGCCTGCATGTAGCACATCACTTGTATAATAGTTTGCTGGTCTTGTTTTTGCCTTGTTTTACGGTCTGCACTTTGACTGAAGCTTCTCTTGCTCCCTCTATCCCTTTTTCTATGGTACGCTTTACCCGTCTCACTTTGGAATGCGCTAAAAATTGTGATGTAATGGTGCCATTACAAAAACTTACAAAAATGCTTGTATAATGTAACTACCAATTgacatggcagtctctgcagAAAACCCAACTGCTATTCTGTGCCAGGAGAAAGCCCTCATTTGCAGCACTCTGTGTGTGACCTTTGTTTCAGCCATGACCACGTGGAGATTCTCATCAATGGGGCCGGAGAGCTGCTGTTCTTCAGACAACGTGAGGGCCCATACTTCCCCACACTGCGGCTGCTGCACAAGTACCCATTCCTGTGCCCCTGGCTACAGGTGGACAAAGGAGCCATCCGGTTTGTGCTCAGTGGTGCGAACATTATGTGCCCAGGTCTCACTTCACCTGGTGCCAAGATGACCCGTGTCCCGAAGGGAACAGTTGTCGTATCCTTTCTTACCTCTTCAGCAAGTATGAGAATAGGGGAAGGATGTGTGAGAGTGCATGTCCAACACTGTTGTTTTAACTACATTCACTGGCACCATTTGTGTGTAAACAGGATGTAGCTATAATGTAACCTGTCCTGTGACCCATCTGTGGTAGAGAGAGCAGTACGTTAACCACTATGCCACTGGCCAAATGTGCCAAGCCAGAGTTCCAGCTTGGTGTTATTTGTGTGTGACAAAGCCTAAGAGTTCTGCATCCAGTGCACGCATTGTAGGTAAGAGGTGGCATACTAGTTTCATACTAAATCTACTAGAGTGAAATCTGGCACTAGTGTATACGTGCCAATGGTACAGAGCCTAATTCAGCATGGCAATGATGGTTAATACATAGACTTATCTAAAGTAGGGCTTCAAACAACCTCTGGTCAATTGATTAACCTAGCCTTTGTCATCTCATGTTTGCTGTATTGCAGTGGGCAGCCTTATTTCCCCTCTAATTTCTGCAATCATATTGTCTCCAGAACATTAAATAAAATGGAGTCTTCAAAATATCTAATATAGTCTCCCATGATGAGTGTCATTGGCCAAAAGCCATCGTCTATTGAGATGCTTACTTAGAAGAGTTGACTTAATTATGCATCGTAAGGTGTCCTGATAGCGCGAGCAGAAACACAGATGCGTACACTCGGTGCTATTTTTGTGTTTTCGTGTGTTTGTGTTCCTGCTTGCACTACCAGAATATGCTTTAGTAGGACATTCTTGAGGGCGAGTTGGTTGACACTTGAAGAGACGTTAAAACTGTGCGAATAAACGAGGACGAGCGCTCATAGTTTCGCTCATGTGTTTCTTTCGCTTGTTTTCGTTTTTTCACGCAGTTTTAACCTCCCTTCAGCTACCAGAATACCTTACAATTTCACACCCACATGCTTACATTGCAAATCTTGTCCACTTATTTATGCAGTCGAAGTTACGTATCAGAATGAAGTAGTAGTCAACAAAAAGTGCTCTACTGCTATAAAGAAATGTTGAGTGACTAGCATGCAACGTACATGAACCATGAGGAACGATAAAAAaatctgccattttttttctcaatgaaGTCATGCCAAATCGTAGAAATATCCATGTGCTACTACTACCATCATTCCCATTGTGGCTGAACAGCAACAGCCCCAGAATTTGCTGTATTAACTTTAGTAGGAAACTCTGTAACTTGTGCCACTTGCACGTGGGGGAATGCCTGCACGTGCAAATGCTGAAACAAAGCAGCCATCTGCTTCTAGAGGTGTGCTTCTTCAATTTGGACGTGGCATCAAAGTATGGTATGATCATTCTGCTATAACGAAATTTGTGCTTCGCCTTCGAATTgtacatcacttttttttttcagctttcacaAATGCAGTCCGTAACTCATTAGGTCTGTGCAGTTACGTTCTGCTCCCAGTAATGCTACCAGTGCGGCAATTGCGTCAAACTGCGCCGAGAGGCGAACTCTGCTACATCCTGCTACATTTTAGCAAAATATGAGCAATCTGCACCCACTCTGTACTGAAAGGGTTGCTCGGGCTTTTAAAAATGGAAATATGCCCTCAAGTGCCATTTTACTGCATCATCCAAAGTGGCATAGCGTGGACCAACAGCTGCATTAGTTCCATGGTAAACCGAGTCAAGGGATCGTACTGCTGTTT
This region includes:
- the MCTS1 gene encoding malignant T-cell-amplified sequence 1-A, which encodes MFKKFDEKEHVSGITQLKSSVQKAIKGRILEQFPSSENYINQILPKKDLLRTVKCHDHVEILINGAGELLFFRQREGPYFPTLRLLHKYPFLCPWLQVDKGAIRFVLSGANIMCPGLTSPGAKMTRVPKGTVVAIMAEGKEHSLAVGFTVMSTDDIASINKGIGVENVHYLNDGLWHMKPVK